The nucleotide window CGCCTTGTCATCCTCTTCCTTTATGAGCCTGAGGGCGGCTATGTATTTGACGAGCTCATCGACCTTCTTGTCGCTTATCCTTGAGAACTCACTAACGAGGAACCTCCTTACGGTGCTCCTACCCGTTTTGTGGGCCATCGTATAGACGTCGTCGGTCATGACCCCCTTGGGATGCGGTTTCATCTCGACCGGTGGTTTTGGAATTTCTTCGCTCGACCTCGGGAAGATAATGAGCTTCCCGTCGGGCTCTATGAGCTCGATGTGGGCGTGTGGGTTCGCTATGGCGGTGAGCTTGAGATACCAGTAAACACCCTGCTTGGAGCGAACGTACCTCACGTCCTTAACCTCAAGCTCTATCCTCGTTCCTCTCCAGCCTTTCGGGTTGGGGTGCCTGACCTTCTTCACTATCTTGCCCTCATTCTTCTGAACGTCTATCTTCACCCAAGCTTCGACTATGTCCCCGCCCGTGGATGTAATGACACGCGTCGCTTTGCCGCTCGTTATCTGGGCGAACATTACTGCACCGGAAATTCCTATGCCCTGCTGCCCCCTGCTCTGGATGTTCCTGTGGGCCTTTGTTCCCGCGAGCATCTTACCGAAGACGTGGGGGATGAACTTCTCTGGTATTCCGGGCCCGTTGTCCTCGACGATGATCTTGTAGTGCTCCTTCCCGAGCTCCTCGATCTCAACCCTAATGTATGGGAGTATACCCGCTTCTTCGCATGCATCCAGGGAGTTCGTAACTGCCTCGTGCACTATCGTCGTCAGGGAGCGAACTTTACCGGTATAGCCAAGCATTGCGGCGTTTCTCCTAAAGAACTCACTGACGCTCTGAACCTTAAACTCCTTGAAGATGTCCTTTGCCTCGGCCATTCACCACACCTCACAGGTTCTCATAATACATGGCCCCCTCGAGCTCGAGGTCCTTCTTGCGCCTCTCTAAGTATCTGTAAACGGTTCCGTGGGGGGCCCCTCTCGCGAGCTTCTCGATGGCGGTCTTGGCTATCTCAATCTGGATGGGGTTCCCTATTATTGCGACGGTCTTTCCGTAGACGCTCACACTAGCTCCGCTCATCTCCTCGATTATCTCCCTTGTCCTTCCCTTCCTCCCGATTATCCTGCCCCTGACACGGGGGAGGGCGTTCTTCTCGTTTCCGATGATCATATCGGTTAAGTTTATTATCTCGAGGTATTCGCCCTCGTTAAGTAGTCTAAAGGCTCTCTCGGGCGAGAAACCGCGCCCTATCGCGAGGACTATATCCCTGGCCTTCCAGACGGCCAGCGGGTCGTTAGTTTCCTTTGTCGATGTTATCCAGACCTCCCCAGTCTCGCTGTCAACTTCAATTCTCGTCTTCGTCCTTCTCTCTATCTCTCTCTTCGTGCTGCCCTTCTTCCCTATGAGGACGGCTATTCTCTCCTTTGGAATCTTAACGTACTCCTCTTGCCTGAACTCCTCTTCCCACTCATCCTCTTCTTCCTCAATAGGCTCGCCGTCCTTACTTACCTTCTCAAACTTCTTCAGGAGCTTCTCAAATTCTTCCTCCATACTCATCACCCGCGAGCTCCCGGAACTTCTCTTCCGGGTCGTCAACGCTCACGCCCTTTCTCGCGAAGTAGCTCGTTATGTTCTTTATGTCACGATAGAGCAAGGTCAGGCTCATCCTGTTCCTCTTTACCGTCGCCTGGGACCAGTCGATTATGACGGGCTCCTCCCAGATGAGGATGTTGTACTCGCTCAAATCCCCATGAACCATGTCGCCCCTCTTCCAGAGCCTCTCTATCGAGCCCATTGCGAAGTCGTAGAGCTCCTCGAAGTCCTTCTTCTCTAGGGACTTCTCCACGTCCTTTAGCCTTGGAGCTGGGGTCTCGTCTCCTATGAACTCCATTATCAGGACGTTGTTGCGGAAGGCTATAGGTTCTGGGGCTCTAACTGCATATTTCATGGCCCTCTGGAGGTTCTTGAACTCTCTCCTCGTCCATACGAAGACGAGCTTCCTTATGTCCTTTGGCAGATATCCCACACGAGGGTCGGCCGCGAGGTACTCCCATATCCTGCGGAACTCCGTGGTGTAGGTGCGGTATATCTTTACGGCTATCCTGTTGCCCTGTGCGTCGAAGCCCGCGAAGACATTGGCTTCTTTGCCCGTGCTGAGGACACCATAGAGTAGATCTATCTTCCCACGCCTGTAAAAGTAGCTTATCGTCTCAACGGTGGTCCGGTCGAAAACCTCGCTGAAGACCTTGAACAGCTCGCTGTCTTTCTCTCTCCTCTCCCTCAGACCAAGGACTTCCGCTATCTCCCTGTCAAGTCTCTCCATAGTTCATCACTCGAAAGTGAGGCCACCGCCTGTGAGGAACTCTTGGCTTATCTTGCCCTTCCTCAGGAGCCAGTCGACCTGGGTCTGGGTGTAGCGGTAGACTATGTCTCCCCTCTTGTCGCTCTGAACTGGCCATGGCTGGACTATGACGAGGTCGCCGACCCTGATCCATACCCTCCTTCTGAGCTTGCCCGGTATTCTGCATCGCCTCACCTTGCCGTCCTCGCAACGAACGTCCATCCAGCCCGCCCCGAGTGCCTGTTCCACTACCCCGAAGAGCTGGTTTCCCTCTGGGAGGGGCACCCTAATTACCTCTTCTCCCTCTACCTTTCTCTCCTTCTTCGGCATGAGCATCACCCCTCTTGATTTTTGCAAAATTTTTCTACCCCTACCTTCCTCTTAACCTTTAAAAATTTTTGCACCACCGCAAATCTCTAAAGGATGAGGAGCGAGAGAGGGCTGGTGGACAACGTGGAGAGAGGGGTATGGAAGTATCTCACGTTCATCCTCGCCCTCATCCTCGGCTTCTCCCTCGTTGCCAATGTGCTCCTTTACGTTCAGGTCGGAACCCTTCAAAAGACATCCTTCGACAATGTCACGAGAACCATAGTGATTAGGGAGAACGCGACCAGCTCAACCTTCGAGAACGTTAGTCTTCTAAAGGTTCAAATCGAGGAGATGCGGAGGGAAATCGAGTACTTGAGGGCTCAGTTGAGGGCATCCAGAGGAACTTTTGGAAACGCCACAATTGCCGTGGTCCCGATATTTGGCCCAATAGACGATTACCTCGCCCTTCACGTTGTTAGGATTCTCAGGGAACTTAGGGACAACTCGAGCGTTGGGGGAGTGCTTCTTTGGATAGAGAGCCCGGGGGGATATATAGGGCCCGTGAGGGCGATATACGAGGAGGTCAAAAAACTTGCCTACGAGAAGCCGGTGGTAGCCTACACGGCCGGTTACGCGGATTCTGGAGCCTATTACATAGCCTGTGCCGCCGAAAAGATAATAGCCGACCCCCTCGCTGAAGTTGGAAGCATAGGCGTCATTTACGTCCACTTCAACGCGGAGCAATATTATGCCATGAACGGCATAAAGGTGGATGTCTTCAAGACGGGCCCCCACAAGGACATGGGAGCCGACTGGAGGGGACTAACAGAGGAGGAGAAGAAAATTATAACGGAACAGATAGACGCCTACTTTCAGGAGTTCCTCAGAGTTGTCAGTGAGAGCCGCAACATGACGCTCAACAAGACTAAAGAGTTCGCTGACGGGAGGGTTTGGTTCGCCTATCAAGTCAAAGGCACGCTCGTGGACGACACGGGAGACATGGACTACGCCTTAAAGGTGCTGGTGGATATGATGGGGGTTGAGGGAGCTAGGGTAATCGTTTATGATTCCCCAACGTCTGACTTTGGCATAGCACAAAGCTCCGCCCTTTACATGCCGGCCCGCTATGTTTACTCCTACATCGGGAGGTGAGGGCCGTGCAGTGCGAAGAGAAACTTGAGGTCTTTGAGAACGGCTTTGAGGATGGTAAGTTCAATATAAGGGTGGAGGTTTACGGCGGGGATGCTAGGAAGGTGCTCCTCGCCCTGATCTACGAGCTTTACTTGCCCGACTATGGCTCCGACTACATCTATCCCTTCGAGTGCGCCAAAGAGTTCTGGGGAATATACATGGACGGAAGCGAGGTCGAGCCGGAGGAAATGAAGCTCAGCGAGCCGAAGTTCGTTTCGAGGAGCGTGATTGATAAGCTTGATAAGGTCTTGAAGGGGTTAGACGCCCCCCAGGAAGTCAAAGCTCTTGTCGACCTTGAGAGAGCGAAGATATACAAGGTCAAGGAGGGCTACCTGGCCGTCGGCAAGAACTTCCTCCTCGATCACAGGGACAGGCTCTTCATCTTCAACAAGCCGAGCGTGGCCGAGATGCTCCTGAAGTACATCGGGAGATGGTAAGATGGAGAGGGAGACGATAGTCTGGACGGCCGTTGCCCTTATAGTCATCTTCCTCGTGTGGAAGACCATAGCGCCTCTATTCACCCCCATAGTCTTTGGGTTTGCGGCCGCCTATATCCTGCACCCCTTTCACGTCAGGCTCTCGGAAAAGGTTGGAAATAGGGCATCCTCTCTTATCATAACCAGCTTGATGCTCGTGGCCTCCATCGGCTTTCTAATAGGAGCTGCCCTCTGGGTTACCGATGTCCTCCGAAACATTTACGTTTATCTCGATAAGTTCTTCATATGGCTCAAGGGTCTGAACGTTCCGCCCGCCCTTAACGCCGTTTTTGACGCCCTATCGGAGAGCTTTCCGGAAAGGCTAAGCCATATTCTCCTCGGATACACATTATCCCTTCCCAAGCTCGTCCTCCAGATAGTGGTCTTCTTGGCGGTCTTCTATGGAGCTCTTTTGAACGCAGACTTCCTCTCCACCGAAGTATACAGGCTCCTTCCCTCCACAAACAGGGAGCTCGGTGAGAAGCTGATAGAAAAGGCAAAAGAAACCCTTGATGCCATCCTGAAGACCTGGCTATTCCTCAGCGTCACCAAGGGGTTTCTTCTGGCGCTCGGCTTTTATATCTTTGGTATAAGTAACATCACAGGGTCTATAGCGGCAGGAATACTGTGTGTTGTGCTCGAGCTCCTTCCGGTGGTTGGAGGATGGATTATGTGGGCCGTTGGGGCATTTCTCCTCGTCCACCGCTCCCTGCTCCTCGCAATACTCTTTGCCCTCTACGGGGCGATATTCATATCTCCAGTTCCAGACATAATCGTCAAGCCCAAGCTCGTTGCCAGGAGGGCAAGGGTGAGCTCTGTGGTTGCCCTGGTGGGAATATTTGGGGGCATAATCGCCTTCGGAGCCGTGGGGATTGTAATTGGCCCGATAGCTCTTGGCCTTCTCTCGGCACTTCTCGATGCATGGAAGGAAAAGGAGACGGCTAAACAACCTTCCAGAGCTCATCGCTCTCGGGCCGCCTGAGTGGCCTTTCGACGCCCCCCTCTATTATGACCCTCTTTTTCTCCGCCAGGAACTCTCCTATTATGCCAGCCCTTATTCCCCTCGCCTCAAGCTTCTCGACGAGAATCCTCGCGTGGTCTCTCGGAACGGATATCAAAAGCGTTCCCGAGCTTATGAGGGCCAAGGGGTCGAGGTCGTAGAAGCGACATATCTTTCTTGTCTCATTCCTGATTGGAATCTTCTCGGCGAACACCCGGAAGCCCAAGTTGGCAACGTCTGCCATCTCGTGAAGACCGTTAGCGACGCCGCCTTCAGTCGGGTCGTGCATTGCCGTCGCCCACTCCCTGGCTATCATGGCCTCCTCGACGACGCTT belongs to Pyrococcus yayanosii CH1 and includes:
- a CDS encoding KH domain-containing protein is translated as MEEEFEKLLKKFEKVSKDGEPIEEEEDEWEEEFRQEEYVKIPKERIAVLIGKKGSTKREIERRTKTRIEVDSETGEVWITSTKETNDPLAVWKARDIVLAIGRGFSPERAFRLLNEGEYLEIINLTDMIIGNEKNALPRVRGRIIGRKGRTREIIEEMSGASVSVYGKTVAIIGNPIQIEIAKTAIEKLARGAPHGTVYRYLERRKKDLELEGAMYYENL
- a CDS encoding AI-2E family transporter gives rise to the protein MERETIVWTAVALIVIFLVWKTIAPLFTPIVFGFAAAYILHPFHVRLSEKVGNRASSLIITSLMLVASIGFLIGAALWVTDVLRNIYVYLDKFFIWLKGLNVPPALNAVFDALSESFPERLSHILLGYTLSLPKLVLQIVVFLAVFYGALLNADFLSTEVYRLLPSTNRELGEKLIEKAKETLDAILKTWLFLSVTKGFLLALGFYIFGISNITGSIAAGILCVVLELLPVVGGWIMWAVGAFLLVHRSLLLAILFALYGAIFISPVPDIIVKPKLVARRARVSSVVALVGIFGGIIAFGAVGIVIGPIALGLLSALLDAWKEKETAKQPSRAHRSRAA
- the top6B gene encoding DNA topoisomerase VI subunit B, producing MAEAKDIFKEFKVQSVSEFFRRNAAMLGYTGKVRSLTTIVHEAVTNSLDACEEAGILPYIRVEIEELGKEHYKIIVEDNGPGIPEKFIPHVFGKMLAGTKAHRNIQSRGQQGIGISGAVMFAQITSGKATRVITSTGGDIVEAWVKIDVQKNEGKIVKKVRHPNPKGWRGTRIELEVKDVRYVRSKQGVYWYLKLTAIANPHAHIELIEPDGKLIIFPRSSEEIPKPPVEMKPHPKGVMTDDVYTMAHKTGRSTVRRFLVSEFSRISDKKVDELVKYIAALRLIKEEDDKAVRDQIYERLANGDVDGVLKSFGRKWRKVVREVEKIMEKPPEKLTWHEAEEIVEAFKLMKFLAPPTHGLRPIGEENIEKGLMGILKPEFVTAVTRAPRVYAGGIPFQVEVGLAYGGQITGPEILRYANRVPLLFDAGSCVITSAVRSIDWKRYRIDSFENAPLVVMVNVVSVHVPYTSTGKQSIADVEEIYNEIRLAIMDAARKLATYLGGKYRRLYQVKRRKTFEKYLPEITRSLHIITGEPEEKIKEYFLNLIESRFQSIEGIEEVAENEA
- a CDS encoding PH1570 family protein, encoding MQCEEKLEVFENGFEDGKFNIRVEVYGGDARKVLLALIYELYLPDYGSDYIYPFECAKEFWGIYMDGSEVEPEEMKLSEPKFVSRSVIDKLDKVLKGLDAPQEVKALVDLERAKIYKVKEGYLAVGKNFLLDHRDRLFIFNKPSVAEMLLKYIGRW
- the eif1A gene encoding translation initiation factor eIF-1A; the encoded protein is MPKKERKVEGEEVIRVPLPEGNQLFGVVEQALGAGWMDVRCEDGKVRRCRIPGKLRRRVWIRVGDLVIVQPWPVQSDKRGDIVYRYTQTQVDWLLRKGKISQEFLTGGGLTFE
- the sppA gene encoding signal peptide peptidase SppA, with amino-acid sequence MRSERGLVDNVERGVWKYLTFILALILGFSLVANVLLYVQVGTLQKTSFDNVTRTIVIRENATSSTFENVSLLKVQIEEMRREIEYLRAQLRASRGTFGNATIAVVPIFGPIDDYLALHVVRILRELRDNSSVGGVLLWIESPGGYIGPVRAIYEEVKKLAYEKPVVAYTAGYADSGAYYIACAAEKIIADPLAEVGSIGVIYVHFNAEQYYAMNGIKVDVFKTGPHKDMGADWRGLTEEEKKIITEQIDAYFQEFLRVVSESRNMTLNKTKEFADGRVWFAYQVKGTLVDDTGDMDYALKVLVDMMGVEGARVIVYDSPTSDFGIAQSSALYMPARYVYSYIGR
- a CDS encoding serine protein kinase RIO is translated as MERLDREIAEVLGLRERREKDSELFKVFSEVFDRTTVETISYFYRRGKIDLLYGVLSTGKEANVFAGFDAQGNRIAVKIYRTYTTEFRRIWEYLAADPRVGYLPKDIRKLVFVWTRREFKNLQRAMKYAVRAPEPIAFRNNVLIMEFIGDETPAPRLKDVEKSLEKKDFEELYDFAMGSIERLWKRGDMVHGDLSEYNILIWEEPVIIDWSQATVKRNRMSLTLLYRDIKNITSYFARKGVSVDDPEEKFRELAGDEYGGRI